The DNA sequence CCATAGAATCCTCGCGATTACCCGAAGTATCTGAGATAGGCAGAACATATATCAACTGAAAAACAAAAAAGGGGCGTGGCGCCCGTGTTTCTGAGAGCCACACCCCTTGATTCTACGATCTAATCGACAAAGCCAAAATCTTCCTCATCCAGTTCGACAAGGTTGTCCTTGCAGTTTAATTCAGGAAACACCTCTTCTTCTGTGTAAATGCTTCCGTAATAATTCACGAATACCCATTTTTCTATTGAACAGGGTTCCCACTGTTCGTCATCATGGCGTATGTCGTACTTGAAGTCGTACCCCGGCGGGGACGTTGCGTCTCTGTTGTCGCAGAACAGACATTCCTTCCCTTTGACGACTGCCTTCTGAAATGCCACGGGGGTTTGCAGGCTTTTGACAAACTCATCATATCCAACAACACATTCTGGAGTTTTGACAGTCAGTTCGTACCCTACTGGCAATACCTGATCGCGCGTGACGACCGATCCCCACAAATCCCATGCCGTATCGCCGTAAAACTGAAACAGCATATGGCGGCCCGGAGCAATGATAGTCGATATAAAATTTGTGACTGCTTCCATTTTTTCTTCGTCATATTTGAAGTAATAATCCCCCTGATAAGGCACGATGTCGTAGACGTATTTATTCATGGGACTTACATCGCAGTTGATACTAAAATCTGCGTTATCATCTTCGTACCCGATAAACGGCGCGCCCAATTCTACAATCTTATTTCTCATCTCTTCAGGGGTGAGTCCTGATTCGAAAGTAACTGATTCCATAGTAATGTAATATCCCATAAAGGCCTCTTAAAGTTTTACAACATATGCTATCATCCCCATTTTTACAAAATAGGGAAGCATCTTTTTCAGTATGTAGTCGTGTCCCCCGTTTTGCCAAACGATTCTAATCATGGTTGCCTCCTTAATTTTTTATAATTGGATTTAAAAGAAAAAAACCTCCCTAAAGGAGGTTGCTGATTTTTTTTCGGAAATGCCTACTGATGTTTTTTGCTTATGTATTACTTCTTACCCCTTTTTGCCACCAACTAATAAAACAAGTTGTCATTTCTGTGAACTGAAATGTGAAGCGATACCACCAAATAAAGGGGGTATATACCATAGCCCTCGACAGTAATATTTCTACAGAGATACGTATTTCCAAACATCAAAATTACATCACACGAAAGGAGAACTTATTAAAGATGGGAATACACTGCCATCCTTACGAGATAATATCCGACAAAACGATTCGGAAGTTCCTTTTCTTTCCTCTGCATCACCTGTTCGATTGCACAAAATTCTTTCAACTAAAGACGTACCATATAATCGGAACTTTATTTGCAATCTGTATAGTCACAGTTAACAAACGTTTGGAATCTTTCAGTCATGTAGGAACTATCTTTGTGTTTCTAACTAACAGATAGGGAGAATTATGGTTAAGGGTATTGTCGTACAGTCAAGAAATACCAGAAATGGCGACTTGCACCGTGTAAGAAGCAGGAAATGGGTCTTTGTACCCGAGAAGAATAGCAATCCTTCCGTGATCCCCACACAAGGGGGCACATTTAAAGGAATAAAAAGGAAAAACATACTCATTGCCGGTGGTTCAGGGACATACGACATCGATACCTGCAAGTCATATGAGAGCGTCAAGAGGTTTGCCGTCAAAGAGAATTTTGCCGTCCCGGGTTACCCTTCGTTTTTATTCAAAGAGATGGCCGGGCTACTGTGGCTTATGGGGAAGAAGGCGATGCTCAGGAAGTTCTTGTTCTTCTCCTACGAGAAGCAAATACAATATCTCCGGAACCCCTACCTCCTTTACTACAGGGGACACCTCGATTTTCACTCCGCACATGTCATATCTGAGAGGACACAGCAACCCGGATCTCTTGCAGAAAAGGTATATGCAACAAGTTATCACGTTGTTGATGAAGCATATGGCAACGCACAGGGATCCCTGCCCTTTTCCATCGTAGTCGAGAAGGTATCCCGGCTTCTCGACTTAGAACAAGGTGACGTATCCTCGGTCATGGAAGAAATTGCAAAACTCCCGCATCACAAGATTGTCTTCAGCTATAACCGTATTTACCTGAGTTCCGTCTTTTTTCTTAGCAGGAAGGCGCTCATGATGTTGACCGATAACCCCGAAACATTCCAGATTTTTTCAACGGATGATGATCATATCCGTAGTTTGATGGATCACAGATACACGATACTGTCAGGGACAGCAGGGACAGGGAAAACGACCTTACTCAAGAAGATCGCCTCGATGTCAAGCCGTGTTATCCTGTCGGCAACAACAGGCAAAGCAGCAAAGCTGCTGGGCAGCAATGCCGTCACCATCCACAGTCTGCTCGGATACGGCAGGAAAGGGTTTTCTGTAGATACCCTGGATTGTGACCTGCTTATAGTGGATGAGGCGTCTATGCTTGACTGGTATATTCTTCATGCAATTCTCAAGGCAGCCCCAAGAGTGGTATTCTCAGGCGACCCCGGACAGCTTCCTCCCGTTGAAGGGGAAAGCGTTTTCAGAATAATGACCGATGTTCTCCCCATTGTTGAACTCACAAAAAAGTGGAGATTTGCCAATAGCGGTGGACCCTCTGTGAATGTTTATCATGTAGACAATGACTTCTCGGCCATGCGGCTTGTCAAGAAGATAGCAACGTCACTCAAAGATCATGGCAAGACATTTCAGGTCATCACACCTGTTCACGGAGGTCCGTTAGGGACAAGACAATTGAACTTGTTACTACAGAAGATCATCAACCCGCAATCGGAAAGAGTCTTCCGGGAGATTAAGGCACAAGACAAGGTGATCGTCACTGAGAATGTTTACGTTGACGGCGAACTCATTGCCTCGAACGGCCAGATGGGGTATGTCGTATCAAAGGATATGGAATTTATCGGTGTGCAATTCCCCTCAGACGGAGATGGAACGGTATTAATTGAACCAAAGGATATAGAACTTGCCTATGCACTCACGGTACACAAGTTTCAGGGGAGTGAAAGCGATTATGTGATTTTTGTGATACCTTCCAGGACAGACAGGGAGTTTTTGACAGACGAGATGATGCTTGTCGGGACAACGAGAGGCAAGAAGATGACGTATGTGATAGATGGATTAGGAGTGTGCTAACTATTTTTCAGTACCCGGGGCACTGTTTTTGGTGATATTGTTTTGAGCCCACTTTCCAGTGTCAATGACACTGCTTTTGTGTCGAGTTTTCAAACGCAATTTCCAGTGTCAATGACACTGCTTTTGTGTCGAGGTTTGATTGAGAATTGCTACTGCAATATCTCGTCACCTTCTTCTCTTAAAGGCTTAATAGAGTTTATGAATTTTTCTACTTCATCGAAAATATCCCTAACATCGGCAAGATGTTTTTTAATGGCAAGTCTTGTGTCTTTTTCCTTGAGCAGCACATCCT is a window from the Pseudomonadota bacterium genome containing:
- a CDS encoding AAA family ATPase encodes the protein MVKGIVVQSRNTRNGDLHRVRSRKWVFVPEKNSNPSVIPTQGGTFKGIKRKNILIAGGSGTYDIDTCKSYESVKRFAVKENFAVPGYPSFLFKEMAGLLWLMGKKAMLRKFLFFSYEKQIQYLRNPYLLYYRGHLDFHSAHVISERTQQPGSLAEKVYATSYHVVDEAYGNAQGSLPFSIVVEKVSRLLDLEQGDVSSVMEEIAKLPHHKIVFSYNRIYLSSVFFLSRKALMMLTDNPETFQIFSTDDDHIRSLMDHRYTILSGTAGTGKTTLLKKIASMSSRVILSATTGKAAKLLGSNAVTIHSLLGYGRKGFSVDTLDCDLLIVDEASMLDWYILHAILKAAPRVVFSGDPGQLPPVEGESVFRIMTDVLPIVELTKKWRFANSGGPSVNVYHVDNDFSAMRLVKKIATSLKDHGKTFQVITPVHGGPLGTRQLNLLLQKIINPQSERVFREIKAQDKVIVTENVYVDGELIASNGQMGYVVSKDMEFIGVQFPSDGDGTVLIEPKDIELAYALTVHKFQGSESDYVIFVIPSRTDREFLTDEMMLVGTTRGKKMTYVIDGLGVC